Proteins encoded within one genomic window of Lolium rigidum isolate FL_2022 unplaced genomic scaffold, APGP_CSIRO_Lrig_0.1 contig_13398_1, whole genome shotgun sequence:
- the LOC124680356 gene encoding uncharacterized protein LOC124680356, producing the protein MRPAASPFLRHGPSHHPCLRRGGWVKVLVPAPSLTPPSASPRPWAEAAVGCCGQSRERQSAISSVVRKKAVRQQLVDSASCPDTDVPTNLQGLHSTCRLIACLMKEGKRSGRIGSVQKN; encoded by the exons ATGAGGCCGGCCGCATCTCCGTTCCTCCGCCACGGACCATCCCACCATCCGTGTCTGCGGCGAGGTGGATGGGTGAAGGTGCTCGTACCGGCTCCAAGTCTCACTCCCCCAAGCGCGTCGCCTCGTCCATGGGCAGAAGCAGCAGTGGGCTGCTGTGGGCAATCTCGTGAGCGGCAGTCTGCAATCAGCAGCGTCGTCCGCAAGAAAGCTGTCAGGCAACAGCTCGTGGACTCAGCATCATGCCCGGACACag ATGTTCCTACAAATTTGCAAGGACTTCATTCTACATGTAGGCTGATCGCATGCCTGATGAAGGAAGGCAAAAGGAGTGGTAGGATTGGATCGGTTCAGAAAAATTGA